From one Lentimicrobiaceae bacterium genomic stretch:
- a CDS encoding T9SS type A sorting domain-containing protein: MKNTFRLLIIVLSCILIAGYGYAEKYRAKTNNKSTATLKSTAAGCLPGSGFKYLDLNNVRCRINTGGDMWWDLEVPQYEIPKGSKKTSMFAGSLWIAGVDENDQLKCAAVRYRQGPNFGGGNDYWPGPLTIDDKAAISEATCSKYDKIFPISRNEVDQFLAWTVSPDDYPGYSIPTSIKDWPAHGDPALNQSFYLAPFKDVNENLIYEPEAGDYPYYDLANGLCHSKQPTIETEQGINKGGLLADQVIKGDQTLWWVFNDKGNIHTETQGQAIGLEIRGQAFAFATNDEINNMTFYSYEIINRSTYRLKDTYFSQWTDPDLGFPKDDRVGCDVLRGLGYCYNGRPIDGAGQYNAYGDQPPAIGIDFFQGPYMDADGYDNPSFDASSTKGPSFHGDCSIVTLNNNTITMNYGPSNGLSGQFLVKSEAINGVNFGNGIVDDERFGMRRFVYHNNTGVPDYMTDPDYAPEYYNFLKGIWKDNTKMIYGGNAHTTGGGYGPECDFMFPGDSDPCDWGTKGIPPNGPRYWTEVTAGNPAEDRRFMQSAGPFTLEPGAVNYITVGMPWARATSGGAWASVELLRVIDDKCQQLFDNCFAVVSGPNAPDLVIRELDKEFIIYIQNKKTNDVGNNSNESYEEIDPSIKSPDTVLAPNRYDSTYNFEGYQVFQLYDASVSVADIHDASKARLVSQCDIQNGVTKLVNFYYDQSLNGNVPVMEVDGADKGISHSFVVTEDKFTGEALVNHKQYYYLAVAYGYNNYERYDPNDPSAYKGQKKPYLAGRKNIKVYTGIPHITIGETTPSASYGDGPIITRIQGQGNGGLVLDLAQETINEIMSKPPADSLNNVYGSDTYPIAYKPIYQNGKTPIQIKVIDPLNVKNGSYTIRFDTLYDSLFYNVSGQTVNAGGDTAVKQIGNWSLIDNNTGEVVPFYEPSGATKQAILTDNEKLFLDLGFSVKVNQVYNPSVYIVGKITDGSDLNDVTAMLVPNNGFLESSIEFADSSKRWLTGIADEDGPVPTNWIRSGTAADNNDPAYNDWSMKIGTDGTPIGIAYDPNADYEKVLGGTWAPYNMVACGPTINAQGNFTDEGQSPVAPAISFKSKEVWNAKSFGSVDVIFTSDKSKWTRSLVIETCPDFLLAEGGVKKFHIRAGRSVDKNGNFAPVDAQPSNDPENPAYIAATGMGWFPGYAINIETGERLNIMFGEDSWLSSENGRDMLWNPTSNLYSGGEPVFGGRHFVYIMAHAKIVAKRGPLTNTFENPAYDACVQLRKQILIPKLDFIPVSVLSPRDLAYATCMWVNIPIAVRGQNWLDNDVKVRLRVAKPYERWYSVPLDSLMAIQHNDNNNYPKYVFNTENIATVTKNVQKAKSDLDLINVVPNPYYAFSNYEANQLDNRIKIINLPKKCVVTIYNLSGTTIRQFTKDDMQTEIEWDLKNFAGIPISGGVYLIHVKAEGYGEKIIKWFGTLRPIDLNAF, encoded by the coding sequence ATGAAAAATACCTTTCGACTTTTAATAATTGTGCTTAGCTGCATCCTGATAGCAGGGTATGGTTATGCTGAGAAATATCGCGCGAAAACAAACAATAAAAGTACAGCGACTCTTAAATCAACTGCTGCCGGTTGTTTGCCGGGCTCCGGATTCAAATATTTAGATTTGAATAATGTAAGATGCCGTATCAATACAGGTGGCGATATGTGGTGGGACCTTGAAGTTCCGCAATACGAAATCCCTAAAGGTTCAAAAAAAACCTCCATGTTTGCAGGTTCACTTTGGATTGCAGGAGTTGACGAAAACGACCAGCTAAAATGTGCCGCCGTACGTTATCGCCAAGGACCAAATTTTGGTGGTGGTAACGACTACTGGCCCGGACCTCTGACAATAGACGATAAAGCAGCCATAAGCGAAGCAACCTGCTCTAAGTATGATAAAATATTTCCTATTTCCAGAAATGAAGTAGATCAATTTCTTGCATGGACTGTCAGCCCCGATGATTACCCCGGCTACAGCATCCCCACTTCTATTAAAGATTGGCCAGCACATGGCGATCCTGCATTAAACCAGAGTTTTTATCTTGCTCCTTTTAAAGACGTAAATGAAAACCTTATTTATGAACCTGAAGCAGGTGATTATCCTTATTATGACTTAGCCAATGGGCTTTGCCATTCAAAACAACCTACAATTGAAACCGAACAGGGAATTAATAAAGGAGGCTTACTCGCCGACCAGGTAATAAAAGGCGACCAAACATTGTGGTGGGTGTTTAACGACAAAGGAAATATACATACCGAAACACAAGGACAGGCTATAGGTCTCGAAATACGCGGGCAGGCTTTTGCCTTTGCAACAAATGATGAGATCAATAACATGACTTTCTACAGTTATGAAATCATCAACCGCTCAACTTACCGTTTAAAAGACACCTATTTTAGCCAATGGACCGACCCCGATCTGGGTTTTCCTAAAGACGACCGCGTAGGTTGCGACGTTTTGCGTGGATTAGGCTATTGTTACAATGGAAGACCTATTGACGGTGCTGGTCAGTACAATGCCTATGGCGACCAACCACCTGCAATTGGAATTGACTTTTTCCAGGGACCTTACATGGATGCCGATGGATACGATAACCCTTCTTTCGATGCTTCAAGCACAAAAGGTCCTTCTTTTCATGGCGATTGCAGTATAGTTACCTTAAACAACAATACAATTACCATGAATTACGGACCAAGTAATGGCCTGTCCGGACAATTTCTCGTAAAGTCCGAAGCCATCAACGGTGTCAATTTTGGTAATGGAATTGTTGACGACGAACGTTTCGGAATGCGCCGTTTCGTTTATCACAACAACACTGGCGTTCCCGACTATATGACCGACCCTGATTATGCCCCCGAATATTACAACTTCCTGAAAGGAATTTGGAAAGATAATACTAAAATGATTTATGGCGGAAATGCACACACCACTGGAGGAGGTTACGGACCTGAATGCGATTTTATGTTTCCTGGCGATTCCGACCCATGCGACTGGGGTACTAAAGGCATTCCACCTAACGGTCCTCGCTATTGGACAGAAGTTACCGCCGGTAATCCTGCAGAAGACCGTCGTTTTATGCAATCAGCCGGACCTTTCACCCTTGAACCAGGTGCTGTAAATTATATTACTGTTGGGATGCCTTGGGCACGCGCCACTTCCGGAGGTGCATGGGCTTCTGTAGAATTACTCCGCGTTATTGACGATAAATGCCAGCAACTGTTCGACAATTGCTTTGCAGTAGTTAGCGGTCCTAATGCCCCCGACCTCGTAATCCGCGAACTGGATAAAGAATTTATTATTTATATCCAAAACAAAAAAACCAACGATGTAGGAAATAACAGTAACGAATCGTACGAAGAAATTGACCCAAGCATAAAATCACCCGACACCGTTTTAGCTCCAAACAGATACGACTCAACCTACAATTTCGAAGGTTATCAAGTATTTCAATTGTACGATGCAAGTGTATCAGTTGCCGATATTCACGATGCAAGCAAAGCCCGTCTGGTTTCCCAATGCGACATTCAAAATGGTGTAACAAAGTTAGTTAACTTTTATTATGACCAATCATTGAACGGTAATGTTCCAGTTATGGAAGTTGATGGAGCAGATAAAGGAATATCTCACTCATTTGTAGTTACTGAAGACAAATTTACTGGCGAAGCTCTTGTTAACCACAAGCAATATTATTATCTTGCTGTTGCTTATGGCTATAATAATTATGAACGTTACGATCCAAACGATCCTTCTGCCTATAAAGGTCAGAAGAAACCTTACCTCGCCGGACGTAAAAATATTAAAGTTTATACAGGTATTCCCCATATAACTATTGGCGAAACAACACCATCAGCAAGTTATGGCGACGGTCCTATTATTACCCGTATCCAGGGTCAGGGAAATGGCGGTTTGGTACTCGACCTGGCTCAGGAAACTATTAACGAAATCATGTCAAAACCTCCCGCAGATTCATTGAATAACGTATATGGTTCCGATACCTATCCAATTGCATACAAACCGATTTACCAAAACGGAAAAACTCCAATTCAGATTAAAGTTATTGATCCTCTTAACGTAAAAAACGGTTCTTACACTATCCGTTTCGACACACTTTATGACTCTCTTTTTTATAATGTAAGTGGACAAACTGTAAATGCTGGTGGTGATACCGCCGTTAAACAAATTGGTAACTGGTCTTTAATTGATAACAACACCGGCGAAGTGGTTCCTTTTTACGAACCATCAGGAGCTACCAAGCAAGCAATTCTTACCGATAATGAAAAACTCTTCCTCGATTTGGGATTTTCAGTTAAAGTAAACCAGGTTTACAATCCAAGTGTCTACATCGTTGGAAAAATAACCGACGGATCAGACTTAAATGACGTAACAGCAATGCTCGTACCTAACAACGGTTTTCTCGAATCCTCAATAGAATTTGCTGACAGCTCAAAAAGATGGCTTACCGGCATAGCAGATGAAGATGGACCTGTACCTACAAACTGGATTCGCTCGGGAACCGCCGCCGATAACAACGATCCCGCTTATAACGACTGGAGTATGAAAATTGGAACTGATGGTACACCCATAGGAATAGCTTACGACCCCAACGCCGATTATGAAAAAGTATTGGGTGGTACATGGGCACCTTATAATATGGTTGCTTGCGGACCGACAATTAATGCTCAGGGTAACTTTACCGATGAAGGACAAAGTCCTGTTGCACCAGCAATTTCTTTTAAATCAAAAGAAGTTTGGAATGCCAAAAGTTTTGGTAGTGTGGATGTTATTTTTACTTCTGATAAATCAAAATGGACACGTTCTCTCGTAATTGAAACATGTCCTGATTTTTTACTTGCCGAAGGTGGTGTGAAAAAATTCCATATTCGTGCTGGACGTTCTGTAGATAAAAACGGAAATTTTGCACCCGTAGATGCTCAACCCAGTAACGACCCTGAAAATCCTGCATATATTGCAGCTACCGGTATGGGATGGTTCCCCGGCTATGCAATCAATATAGAAACAGGCGAACGGTTGAATATCATGTTTGGGGAAGATTCATGGCTGAGCTCCGAAAACGGAAGAGATATGCTGTGGAATCCTACATCAAACTTGTATAGTGGCGGAGAACCTGTTTTTGGCGGTAGACATTTTGTGTACATTATGGCACATGCCAAAATAGTTGCAAAAAGGGGTCCTTTGACCAATACCTTTGAAAATCCTGCTTACGATGCCTGTGTTCAGCTCCGCAAGCAAATACTTATTCCCAAGTTAGATTTTATTCCGGTCAGTGTTTTGTCGCCGCGCGATTTGGCATATGCTACCTGTATGTGGGTAAATATACCTATAGCAGTAAGAGGTCAAAACTGGCTCGATAACGATGTGAAAGTACGGCTTCGCGTAGCGAAACCCTACGAACGCTGGTATTCTGTTCCTTTGGATAGTTTGATGGCTATACAGCACAACGATAACAATAACTATCCTAAATATGTATTTAACACCGAAAATATTGCAACAGTAACTAAAAATGTGCAAAAGGCAAAAAGCGATCTTGATCTTATCAATGTGGTTCCAAATCCCTATTATGCATTCAGTAATTACGAAGCCAATCAGTTAGACAATCGTATTAAAATTATAAATCTGCCTAAAAAGTGTGTTGTTACCATTTATAATCTCAGCGGTACAACTATAAGGCAGTTTACTAAAGACGATATGCAAACTGAAATTGAATGGGATTTGAAAAATTTTGCAGGTATCCCTATCTCCGGTGGTGTATATCTTATTCATGTAAAAGCCGAAGGCTATGGTGAAAAAATCATTAAATGGTTTGGTACACTACGTCCAATTGACCTGAATGCTTTCTAA
- a CDS encoding carboxypeptidase-like regulatory domain-containing protein, producing MLKKLLLTFGLVLAASALVFSQSGTLKGKITDKTTKDAVPFANIVIELGGTQAGGSTSDFDGNYTIKPISPGKYNVKATFVGYKPYLIKGVIINSDKITFLDLEMEATTTQLTEVEVVDYKVPLISKDQTASGATVTSEEIAKMPNRSANAIATTVGGVFSSDGNVGGIRGQRSDGTVMYIDGIKVRGSQSLPEASIDQVSVILGGVPAQYGDVTGGIINVTTKGPSRTFGAGIDGQTSEFLDAYGYNRLGLNLQGPLIKSRDPNQPTSLLGYFIAAEGTYNRDGRPTSTGLWKVKSDVLQDIKDSPLRPSGSGSGSYPNSAFIHKEDLEHINSTLNTSDLEFNGSGKIDVRTTKNTNLTIGGSYNYNNGRQFNFYNSMYNWDNNAQYINSTYRGFVKFTHRIPADKESKQLIKNIYYSIQGDYTKYHGVAQDANHKDDLFKYGYIGKFERHTIRSFTTDYQRDSISGLYAHLQNDFRDTLLSFTRSEVNPVLANYTSLYYSMYDETAGNYDNRDNVINGKGLLNGMNADAVYSLWGAPGNLQSDYSVVDNTQIGINFHLSADIGNHAIQIGGQYEQREDRGYGYLQVPQLWQQMYGLTNAHIEQLDKSDPQKVMLDGVFQDTIYYHRLYDANSQSKFDKNLRQLMGLNIDGTEYIDIDSYDIEKHTINYYDQDQKLQTISLTKPLNIDMFSADELLNSGNSLVTYYGYDYTGKKLNSKPVFSDFFTSNDGKRSIGAFEPIYMAGYIQDKFAFKDLIFNVGLRVDRFDANQMVMTDPYLLCVAKTVGETKNEFSHPGNMKDGYTVYVTSTDNSVVSGYRNGNVWYDADGLEISDPEAVLGKSGNGVLPYLNEDEGGENLTQEKTIQRVFKDYDPQWNFMPRISFSFPISDEALFFAHYDVLTQRPASRVLQMDPTDYLFLNVRSSPTINNPNLKPEKTIDYELGFQQKLTNSSSLVLSTYYREVRDQIQIYRYTGAYPKTYYSYNNIDFGTIKGLTLTYDLRRTQNARVRASYSLQFANGTGSNENTARSLVTSGQPNLRTLLPLNDDRRHSINILLDYRWDEGAQYNGPVIKHTVKGTDKVKTYQLLKNTGVNFTINGGSGTPYTKSSKIYPLGGSRVIEGSINGSRLPWSFRIDARLDRDIMLNWGKSGAYMNIYLQVLNIFDTKNILAVYEATGNADDDGYLAAAEYQTQINQQLDSESYRLLYKYALLNPSNYSAPRQIRLGLSLNF from the coding sequence ATGTTAAAAAAGCTACTCTTAACATTTGGACTTGTACTGGCAGCATCTGCGTTAGTCTTTTCGCAGTCAGGAACGTTGAAAGGGAAAATTACCGACAAAACGACAAAAGATGCGGTTCCCTTTGCTAACATTGTAATAGAATTGGGAGGTACTCAGGCGGGTGGTTCCACCTCGGATTTTGACGGGAATTATACTATTAAGCCGATTTCTCCAGGAAAATACAATGTAAAAGCAACTTTTGTAGGGTATAAACCCTATCTTATTAAAGGAGTAATTATTAACTCCGATAAAATTACTTTTCTCGACCTTGAAATGGAAGCCACAACAACGCAACTTACTGAAGTAGAAGTTGTTGACTACAAGGTGCCTCTGATTAGCAAAGACCAGACTGCCAGCGGGGCTACCGTTACTTCGGAAGAAATTGCCAAAATGCCTAACCGTTCAGCTAACGCCATTGCTACTACTGTAGGAGGTGTTTTTTCGTCGGACGGTAATGTAGGAGGTATCCGCGGGCAACGTTCCGACGGTACCGTAATGTATATAGATGGTATCAAGGTACGTGGATCCCAAAGCCTTCCCGAAGCCTCCATTGACCAGGTTTCGGTAATCCTTGGAGGTGTTCCCGCTCAGTATGGCGATGTTACAGGAGGTATTATCAATGTTACTACCAAAGGTCCTTCTCGTACCTTCGGTGCAGGTATTGATGGTCAAACATCAGAATTCCTTGATGCTTATGGATACAATCGTTTAGGGCTGAACCTACAGGGACCACTTATCAAAAGCCGCGACCCAAATCAGCCAACCTCCCTTCTCGGATACTTCATTGCAGCAGAAGGAACCTATAATCGTGATGGTCGCCCGACCAGTACCGGACTCTGGAAAGTGAAAAGCGATGTATTACAGGATATTAAAGATAGCCCTCTGCGCCCGTCAGGCTCAGGTTCAGGATCTTATCCCAACTCTGCATTTATTCACAAAGAAGATTTGGAACACATCAATTCCACACTTAATACTTCTGATCTCGAGTTCAATGGCTCTGGGAAAATTGACGTTCGTACAACCAAAAACACCAACCTTACCATTGGTGGATCGTATAACTACAATAACGGACGTCAATTCAATTTTTATAATTCCATGTACAACTGGGACAACAATGCACAATACATTAATTCTACTTATAGAGGTTTTGTAAAATTTACCCATCGTATCCCTGCTGATAAAGAAAGTAAACAACTCATTAAAAACATTTATTACAGCATCCAGGGCGATTATACCAAATACCACGGCGTAGCACAGGATGCCAATCACAAAGACGATCTTTTCAAATACGGATACATCGGGAAATTTGAACGCCACACGATTCGTTCATTTACAACTGATTATCAGCGTGATTCTATTTCAGGCTTGTACGCACATCTTCAGAATGATTTTCGCGATACTTTACTATCTTTTACACGTTCAGAAGTTAATCCCGTTCTTGCCAATTATACCTCACTATATTATAGCATGTATGATGAAACAGCCGGCAATTACGACAACCGCGACAATGTAATTAATGGTAAAGGATTATTAAATGGAATGAATGCCGACGCAGTGTACAGTCTCTGGGGTGCTCCCGGAAACCTGCAATCAGATTATAGTGTTGTTGATAATACGCAAATCGGTATTAACTTTCATTTATCGGCAGATATCGGAAACCATGCGATACAAATTGGGGGACAATACGAACAACGCGAAGATAGAGGATATGGTTACTTACAGGTTCCGCAGCTATGGCAACAGATGTATGGGCTCACCAATGCCCACATCGAACAGCTTGATAAATCCGACCCCCAAAAGGTAATGCTCGACGGTGTTTTTCAGGATACCATTTATTATCACCGCCTTTACGATGCTAATTCTCAAAGCAAATTTGACAAAAACCTGAGACAACTCATGGGCCTAAATATTGATGGTACTGAATATATTGATATTGACTCATATGACATTGAAAAACATACCATCAATTATTACGATCAGGATCAAAAACTGCAAACGATTTCGCTTACAAAACCTCTGAACATTGATATGTTTAGCGCTGATGAATTATTAAACAGTGGTAATTCATTGGTAACCTATTACGGATACGACTATACCGGTAAAAAACTGAATAGCAAACCAGTTTTTAGTGATTTTTTTACCAGTAACGACGGCAAACGTAGTATAGGAGCTTTTGAACCCATCTACATGGCAGGATATATTCAGGATAAATTTGCATTCAAAGATTTGATTTTTAATGTGGGTTTACGTGTTGACCGTTTCGATGCAAATCAAATGGTGATGACTGACCCCTACTTATTATGCGTTGCAAAAACAGTAGGTGAAACCAAAAACGAATTTTCACATCCGGGAAATATGAAAGATGGTTATACTGTTTATGTTACAAGTACTGATAATTCTGTAGTTTCCGGATATAGAAACGGAAATGTATGGTACGATGCTGACGGCTTGGAAATTTCTGACCCGGAAGCAGTTTTAGGAAAAAGTGGAAATGGTGTTCTTCCTTATTTAAATGAAGATGAGGGTGGTGAAAACCTCACGCAAGAAAAAACCATTCAAAGGGTTTTCAAAGATTATGACCCGCAGTGGAATTTCATGCCTCGTATATCGTTCTCATTCCCCATTTCGGATGAAGCATTATTTTTTGCCCATTACGATGTTCTTACCCAGCGTCCAGCATCCCGAGTATTACAAATGGATCCCACCGACTATCTGTTCCTAAATGTTCGCAGTAGCCCAACCATTAATAATCCCAATCTGAAACCTGAAAAAACCATTGACTATGAATTAGGGTTCCAGCAGAAATTAACCAATTCCTCCTCTTTGGTTTTGTCTACTTACTATCGAGAAGTCCGCGATCAGATCCAGATTTACCGTTATACGGGTGCTTACCCTAAAACATATTATTCTTACAATAATATTGACTTTGGTACTATTAAAGGGTTAACATTAACTTACGACCTTCGTCGTACCCAGAATGCCCGGGTACGTGCGAGCTATTCATTGCAATTTGCCAATGGTACCGGATCTAACGAAAATACCGCCCGTAGCCTTGTTACCTCAGGACAACCCAACCTACGTACATTGTTGCCATTAAATGATGACCGTCGGCATTCAATCAACATCCTTCTTGACTATCGTTGGGATGAAGGTGCACAATATAACGGACCCGTAATCAAGCATACAGTAAAAGGAACAGACAAGGTAAAAACCTATCAGTTGCTAAAAAATACTGGGGTTAACTTTACAATCAACGGAGGTTCGGGTACACCCTATACTAAATCGAGCAAAATTTATCCTTTGGGTGGTTCTCGTGTAATCGAAGGTTCTATCAATGGATCCCGTTTACCTTGGTCGTTTAGGATTGATGCCCGCCTCGACCGTGATATCATGCTCAACTGGGGAAAAAGCGGCGCATATATGAATATTTATCTTCAGGTTCTGAATATTTTTGATACCAAAAACATCCTCGCTGTTTATGAAGCTACCGGCAACGCTGACGATGACGGATATCTTGCCGCTGCCGAATACCAGACACAGATAAATCAGCAATTAGATTCCGAATCTTATCGCTTATTATATAAATACGCTCTGCTCAATCCCTCTAATTATAGCGCACCCCGCCAAATTCGTTTGGGTTTGTCTTTGAATTTTTAA
- the ahcY gene encoding adenosylhomocysteinase, producing MKDINTESATMYKVADISLADWGRKEIEIAEKEMPGLMAIRKKYSAIKPLKGARITGSLHMTIQTAVLIETLVELGAEVRWASCNIFSTQDHAAAAIAAKGIPVFAWKGETLEEYWWCTAQALAFTGGNGPNLIVDDGGDATLIIHKGYAAEEDPEVLNITPASHEESVVINTIKRILTKDPTRWHRTVAELKGVSEETTTGVHRLYQMMEKGELLIPAINVNDSVTKSKFDNLYGCRESLADGIKRATDVMIAGKVVVILGYGDVGKGCARSMRSYGARVIVTEIDPICALQAAMEGFEVTTIENTLAEGNIFVTTTGNRDVITIEHLAKMNDQAIVCNIGHFDNEIQVDKLNNYQGVTKVNIKPQVDKYIFPDGHVIFLLAEGRLVNLGCATGHPSFVMSNSFTNQTLAQLDLWNNVYEVGVYRLPKQLDEEVARLHLEQIGVKLTTLTPEQAGYIGVPINGPYKADHYRY from the coding sequence ATGAAGGATATTAATACAGAATCTGCTACTATGTATAAAGTTGCAGATATTTCTCTTGCAGACTGGGGTCGTAAGGAAATAGAAATTGCCGAAAAGGAAATGCCCGGATTAATGGCTATCCGAAAGAAATACAGTGCAATCAAACCACTGAAGGGAGCCCGTATCACAGGTTCGCTTCATATGACCATTCAAACTGCTGTGCTTATCGAAACTTTGGTTGAGTTAGGTGCCGAAGTACGTTGGGCAAGCTGCAATATTTTTTCTACCCAGGATCATGCTGCCGCTGCCATTGCCGCGAAGGGCATTCCTGTTTTTGCCTGGAAAGGAGAGACACTCGAAGAATATTGGTGGTGTACGGCACAGGCATTGGCATTTACCGGGGGCAACGGTCCGAATTTGATTGTTGACGATGGTGGTGATGCCACTTTGATAATTCACAAAGGATATGCAGCCGAAGAAGATCCGGAAGTATTGAATATAACCCCTGCAAGCCACGAAGAATCTGTTGTCATTAATACGATAAAACGCATTTTAACCAAAGACCCCACACGATGGCATCGCACAGTTGCCGAGCTGAAAGGTGTTTCGGAAGAAACTACTACCGGTGTGCACCGTCTGTATCAAATGATGGAAAAAGGCGAATTGCTGATACCCGCCATCAATGTGAACGACTCGGTTACCAAATCAAAATTTGATAATTTGTATGGTTGCCGCGAATCCCTTGCCGATGGTATTAAACGGGCAACCGATGTAATGATAGCCGGTAAAGTGGTTGTGATATTGGGTTATGGTGATGTGGGTAAAGGTTGTGCAAGGTCAATGCGTTCGTACGGCGCCAGGGTAATCGTTACCGAAATTGACCCCATTTGTGCCTTGCAGGCTGCAATGGAGGGTTTTGAAGTAACTACCATTGAAAACACTTTAGCCGAAGGCAATATTTTTGTTACCACTACCGGTAACCGCGACGTAATCACAATAGAACATTTAGCTAAAATGAACGACCAGGCAATCGTTTGCAATATAGGTCATTTCGACAACGAAATACAGGTAGATAAACTAAATAATTACCAAGGAGTTACAAAAGTGAACATTAAGCCTCAGGTAGATAAATACATTTTCCCAGATGGTCATGTAATTTTTCTGCTTGCCGAAGGCAGACTGGTAAACCTGGGCTGTGCAACGGGGCACCCTTCTTTTGTGATGAGTAATTCATTTACCAACCAAACCCTTGCCCAACTTGATCTTTGGAACAATGTGTATGAAGTGGGTGTGTATCGTTTACCCAAACAACTCGATGAGGAAGTCGCTCGCCTTCACCTTGAGCAAATCGGAGTAAAACTGACAACACTTACCCCTGAACAAGCCGGGTACATTGGTGTTCCCATAAATGGACCCTATAAGGCTGACCATTACAGATATTAA
- the mce gene encoding methylmalonyl-CoA epimerase, with translation MKPTHIEHIGIAVKSLEESIPYYESILGLQCYAIEEVKEQKVKTAFFMVGSTKIELLESTDPEGPIGKFIEKKGEGVHHIAFAVKGLEEALADVQSKGVQLIDKTPRQGAEGLHIAFLHPRSTMGVLTELCENKNK, from the coding sequence ATGAAACCTACACATATTGAACATATTGGAATTGCTGTAAAAAGCCTTGAAGAAAGTATTCCTTATTACGAAAGCATATTAGGATTACAATGCTATGCCATAGAAGAAGTGAAAGAGCAAAAAGTTAAAACCGCTTTTTTTATGGTTGGTTCTACCAAAATAGAACTGCTCGAAAGCACCGATCCAGAAGGACCTATTGGTAAATTCATCGAAAAAAAAGGAGAAGGAGTGCACCATATTGCTTTTGCCGTTAAAGGACTGGAAGAAGCACTTGCCGATGTTCAAAGTAAAGGCGTGCAACTGATTGACAAAACCCCCCGCCAAGGAGCCGAAGGGTTGCACATTGCTTTCCTGCATCCCAGATCAACCATGGGGGTTCTAACCGAATTATGTGAGAACAAAAATAAATAA